From a region of the Dyella jiangningensis genome:
- a CDS encoding PsiF family protein: MSSRLSLMVASVALAFAASTAFAAPQATDAGAKKAPNAQQQRMTDCNKQATGKSGDERKAFMSSCLKGEAAAPAKMTQQEKMKACNADPQAKSLKGDARKQFMSTCLSSNPPNAGH, encoded by the coding sequence ATGTCTTCGCGTTTGAGCCTGATGGTCGCCAGCGTCGCGCTGGCCTTTGCCGCCTCCACCGCTTTCGCCGCACCGCAGGCCACGGACGCCGGGGCAAAGAAGGCACCCAATGCGCAGCAGCAGCGCATGACCGACTGCAACAAGCAGGCGACGGGCAAGAGCGGTGATGAGCGCAAGGCGTTCATGAGCAGCTGCCTGAAGGGCGAGGCTGCCGCGCCGGCCAAGATGACCCAGCAGGAAAAGATGAAGGCCTGCAACGCCGACCCACAGGCGAAGAGCCTCAAGGGCGATGCACGCAAACAGTTCATGAGCACCTGCCTGAGCAGCAACCCACCCAACGCCGGCCACTGA
- a CDS encoding ATP-binding cassette domain-containing protein translates to MTAFAILTHQLGFAPPGHDLVFHGIDARYATGRHALVGRNGSGKSLFARLLVGDLPPTQGQVVRHAALAYLPQRWPAFAGSVAKRLGMHDKLTALQRIEAGSVDPVDFHVLDEDWDVRERFRRWLAAAGLPDDIARPWESLSGGERVRLQLTAMFEQADHFLILDEPGNHLDRRGRGWLRERLHAHAGGCLLISHDRELLDDVDCIDELGPHGLRRYGGGYAAYATQRQTDAQAAERQLDQARREQKALERRQQRDRERLAQRQQKADRERGNANLPTILLDRRKQRSEDTGARLHTSQRLQRERQHERISQARARVEQHRSQRFDLGELPATHASLQLEGLVPPHGHAQPIDLHLAPGERLHLDGDNGSGKSSLLATILGRLPPRSGSIRRGERALLIDQHYSLLRDDWSALDNLHALSPGHSPTRYREYLAGIGLRAERADLPTGMLSGGERVKLALLALDSAIEPYDLLLLDEPDSHLDLDSRLLLEQALATYRGSLVLVSHDAGLIAQAGITRRLRLHKPLAHTTRGG, encoded by the coding sequence ATGACAGCCTTCGCCATACTCACCCATCAACTGGGCTTTGCGCCGCCGGGGCACGACCTCGTGTTCCATGGAATCGATGCCCGCTATGCCACTGGCCGGCACGCGCTGGTCGGGCGCAACGGCAGCGGCAAATCGCTGTTCGCGCGCCTGCTCGTCGGCGACCTGCCGCCCACACAGGGCCAGGTGGTACGCCACGCTGCGCTGGCTTATCTGCCCCAGCGCTGGCCCGCATTCGCCGGCAGCGTGGCCAAGCGCCTCGGCATGCACGACAAGCTGACGGCGCTGCAACGCATCGAGGCCGGCAGCGTCGATCCGGTCGACTTCCATGTACTCGACGAGGACTGGGATGTACGCGAACGCTTCCGTCGCTGGCTCGCCGCAGCCGGCCTGCCGGACGACATCGCGCGCCCATGGGAAAGCCTGAGCGGCGGCGAGCGCGTGCGACTGCAATTGACGGCGATGTTCGAACAGGCCGACCACTTCTTGATCCTGGACGAACCCGGCAACCATCTCGATCGCCGCGGCCGCGGCTGGCTGCGCGAACGCCTGCACGCCCATGCGGGAGGCTGCCTGCTGATAAGCCACGATCGCGAGCTGCTCGATGACGTCGATTGCATCGATGAGCTGGGCCCGCACGGCCTGCGTCGCTACGGCGGAGGCTACGCCGCGTACGCCACGCAGCGGCAAACCGATGCGCAGGCTGCCGAGCGGCAGCTGGACCAGGCTCGCCGAGAACAGAAAGCGCTGGAACGAAGGCAGCAACGCGACCGAGAACGCCTTGCGCAGCGTCAACAGAAGGCGGATCGCGAGCGAGGCAACGCCAACCTGCCCACCATCCTGCTCGATCGACGCAAGCAACGCTCCGAAGACACCGGCGCGCGCCTGCATACGTCGCAGCGCCTGCAGCGCGAACGCCAGCACGAGCGGATCTCGCAAGCCCGTGCGCGTGTCGAACAACATCGTTCCCAGCGATTCGACCTGGGCGAACTTCCGGCGACGCATGCGTCGCTCCAACTGGAAGGCCTCGTACCGCCGCACGGCCACGCGCAACCGATCGACCTGCATCTCGCACCGGGCGAGCGCCTGCACCTGGACGGCGACAATGGCAGCGGCAAGTCGAGCCTGCTCGCCACCATCCTCGGCCGCCTGCCTCCGCGGTCGGGAAGCATACGACGGGGCGAACGCGCCTTGCTGATCGATCAGCACTACAGCCTGCTTCGTGACGACTGGAGCGCGCTGGACAACCTTCATGCGTTGTCGCCGGGACATTCGCCCACGCGCTACCGCGAATACCTTGCCGGCATCGGCCTGCGCGCAGAGCGGGCCGACCTGCCCACCGGCATGCTCAGCGGCGGCGAGCGCGTGAAACTCGCCTTGCTGGCACTGGACAGCGCCATCGAACCGTACGATCTGCTGCTGCTCGACGAGCCCGACAGCCACCTTGACCTGGACAGCCGCCTGCTGCTCGAACAGGCGCTGGCGACATACCGTGGTTCGCTCGTGCTGGTCAGCCACGACGCCGGGCTCATCGCACAGGCCGGCATCACGCGGCGGCTCCGCCTGCATAAACCACTCGCCCACACCACGCGGGGTGGGTGA
- the upp gene encoding uracil phosphoribosyltransferase: MNIVEVRHPLIQHKLGLMRRAGISTKEFRELASEVASLLTYEATKDLETIEKTIEGWAGPLTVHQIKGKKVTIVPILRAGLGMLPGVLDMIPAAKVSVVGLQRDEETLKPIAYYEKLTGRMDERIALIVDPMLATAGTLVATVDMLKAAGCKRIKGLFLVAAPEGLKRIEAAHPDVEIYTAAIDDHLNEHGYILPGLGDAGDKIFGTKQLPNA, translated from the coding sequence ATGAACATCGTCGAAGTCCGCCATCCGCTCATCCAGCACAAGCTGGGCCTCATGCGCCGGGCCGGCATCAGTACCAAGGAATTCCGCGAGCTCGCCTCCGAGGTCGCCTCGTTGCTGACCTACGAGGCCACCAAAGACCTGGAAACCATCGAGAAGACCATCGAGGGGTGGGCCGGCCCGCTCACCGTGCACCAGATCAAGGGCAAGAAGGTCACCATCGTGCCGATCCTGCGCGCAGGCCTGGGCATGTTGCCCGGCGTGCTCGACATGATTCCCGCCGCCAAGGTCAGCGTGGTGGGCCTGCAGCGCGACGAGGAAACACTCAAGCCCATCGCCTACTACGAGAAGCTAACCGGTCGCATGGACGAGCGCATCGCGCTCATCGTCGATCCCATGCTCGCCACGGCGGGCACGCTGGTGGCCACGGTGGACATGCTCAAGGCCGCCGGCTGCAAGCGCATCAAGGGGCTTTTCCTCGTAGCGGCGCCCGAGGGCCTCAAGCGCATCGAGGCGGCGCACCCCGACGTCGAGATCTACACGGCGGCCATCGACGATCACCTCAACGAGCACGGCTACATCCTGCCGGGCCTCGGCGATGCGGGCGACAAGATCTTCGGCACCAAGCAATTGCCGAACGCCTGA
- a CDS encoding methyl-accepting chemotaxis protein — protein sequence MFKRPKWIPGLSLRQRLLLRMSSILGLLAVMGAAGALQLHRADARIHGLVQGSLSPVADVGRVQNDYNSSLQALVHAVLSQLPSAVDDARTRIHADRVDAERHWKSLIASELAQEQAQSLKLTSVHRAEADRTIDETLALLDAGQFDLGSLKLSTEVQPAYEPLQSDYANLFQAALAKGNQQVEVQRLADRDGMIVLGVMLAMALFITILLDGALLRSLMQRLTLAIEVAQRIASGSLGERIDVGRGDEFGALLRALASMDNQLTRVLVQVRASALSVDERARHLAHDNHALSERTQMQAAGLEETTASMEHMASRAVEGAGHANGAAGAAREALRHVEQGRQVASEALDSMGAIQDASRGIAEIVDLVDSIAFQTNLLSLNAAIEAAQAGERGRGFAVVAGEVRQLAHRCVEAGKDIRRLINHSTDAVEVARERVARSSTALDGIMQSMTRVSTLVSQISDNGQSQVSGITQVNRTMLEMDRITQANAGLVEDINTTGHALTLDAQSLMRQVTFFRLPSQQEDIPAPAHDAPPSPAMTHPRRTAKAA from the coding sequence ATGTTCAAACGCCCGAAGTGGATTCCCGGATTGTCGTTGCGCCAGCGCCTGCTGTTGCGCATGTCGTCCATACTCGGATTGCTCGCCGTGATGGGCGCAGCAGGTGCACTGCAACTGCACCGCGCGGACGCGCGCATCCATGGACTCGTGCAAGGTTCGCTCAGCCCCGTCGCCGATGTCGGCCGCGTGCAGAACGACTACAACAGCAGCCTGCAGGCGCTGGTGCATGCGGTGCTATCGCAATTGCCCTCCGCGGTGGACGACGCGCGCACGCGCATCCATGCCGATCGCGTGGATGCCGAGCGTCATTGGAAGTCGCTGATCGCCAGCGAGCTCGCGCAGGAACAGGCGCAATCACTAAAGTTGACCAGCGTGCACCGCGCCGAAGCCGACCGCACCATCGACGAAACACTCGCCCTGCTCGACGCGGGTCAGTTCGATCTCGGCTCGCTGAAGTTGAGCACCGAGGTGCAACCGGCCTATGAGCCGCTGCAAAGCGACTATGCCAACCTGTTCCAGGCCGCGCTGGCCAAGGGCAACCAGCAGGTGGAAGTGCAGCGCCTGGCCGATCGTGACGGGATGATCGTGCTGGGCGTGATGCTCGCCATGGCGTTGTTCATCACCATCCTGCTCGACGGCGCCCTGCTGCGTTCGCTGATGCAGCGCCTGACACTCGCCATCGAGGTCGCACAGCGCATTGCGTCCGGCTCGCTGGGCGAGCGCATCGATGTCGGTCGCGGCGACGAGTTCGGCGCATTGCTGCGTGCCCTCGCCTCGATGGACAACCAGCTCACTCGGGTACTCGTCCAGGTACGCGCCAGTGCGCTCTCGGTGGACGAGCGCGCGCGCCATCTCGCCCACGACAATCATGCCTTGAGCGAGCGCACCCAGATGCAGGCCGCCGGGCTCGAAGAGACCACCGCGTCGATGGAACACATGGCATCCCGCGCCGTGGAAGGCGCCGGCCATGCCAATGGCGCCGCCGGCGCGGCGCGCGAAGCCCTGCGGCATGTCGAGCAGGGTCGACAGGTCGCCAGCGAAGCGCTGGATTCCATGGGCGCGATCCAGGATGCCAGCCGCGGCATTGCCGAGATCGTGGACTTGGTCGACAGCATCGCCTTCCAGACCAACCTGCTCTCGCTCAATGCAGCCATCGAAGCTGCACAGGCCGGCGAACGTGGACGCGGCTTCGCCGTGGTGGCGGGCGAAGTGCGCCAGTTGGCGCATCGCTGCGTGGAGGCCGGCAAGGACATTCGCCGCCTGATCAACCACAGCACCGACGCCGTGGAGGTGGCGCGCGAACGCGTGGCGCGCTCCAGCACCGCACTCGACGGCATCATGCAGAGCATGACGCGCGTATCCACGCTGGTCTCGCAGATCTCCGACAACGGGCAAAGCCAGGTCAGCGGCATTACGCAGGTGAACCGAACCATGCTGGAGATGGATCGCATCACGCAGGCCAATGCGGGACTGGTGGAAGACATCAACACCACCGGCCACGCACTGACCCTCGACGCCCAATCGTTGATGCGCCAGGTCACCTTCTTCCGTCTTCCTTCGCAACAGGAAGACATTCCCGCGCCGGCGCATGATGCGCCGCCTTCACCTGCAATGACGCATCCACGCCGGACCGCGAAAGCGGCCTGA
- a CDS encoding EAL domain-containing protein produces MSAILVYDHSRKAMLERALAAGSLTPVFQPVVRVDTLEVVAHEGLSRCAFMPGNFSILDLLDLARMEGRLAEVELHAARTICHTFAAQAETGRLLVNLSAHAILQDAMRPDDVLFALTASGLDPARVTIEVTERDAVENPARLAHALGYLRAHGMRIALDDFGNGHSNFEMWNEIHPDVVKIDRYLIHGISHSAGRLAIVRALCQVAESLGTDLVGEGVEDPADLRVLRDLGIPFAQGFLIGRPQSETVNEASAEAKLLLRTHAVSVPPRPRGPVTQRPTQVSHLLIEAPAVNPRQTNEEVMALFVDYPELHAVAVVKDGHPIGLINRRLVNERMAQPFARELLARKSCTALMNSAPLVCDEHRSLESLSDVLRGEDQRYLADGFIVTSRGHYRGLGTGEALVRRVSELRIEAARHANPLTFLPGNIPTTEHLERLLQGGERIAVVHVDLTDFKPFNDHYGYSRGDEMIRLLSGLLAEHVDPALDFIGHIGGDDFVVLFQSEDWQARCERVIDAFNQRSPHLFDASDVARGGLRGKDRRGEPQFFPFTTVVMGAVELSPPLPLRAQPITTLAARAKRHAKRAGVGMHVFSRAASPA; encoded by the coding sequence ATGTCAGCCATCCTCGTCTACGACCATTCCCGCAAAGCCATGCTCGAACGCGCACTCGCCGCGGGCAGCCTCACACCGGTGTTCCAGCCGGTCGTACGCGTGGACACGCTCGAAGTCGTGGCGCACGAGGGGCTGAGCCGCTGCGCCTTCATGCCTGGCAACTTCTCCATCCTCGACCTGCTCGACCTCGCTCGCATGGAAGGCCGGCTCGCCGAAGTGGAATTGCACGCGGCGCGCACGATCTGCCACACGTTTGCGGCGCAGGCGGAAACCGGCCGCCTGCTGGTGAACCTCAGCGCGCACGCCATCCTGCAGGATGCGATGCGCCCTGACGACGTGCTGTTCGCGCTGACCGCCAGTGGCCTGGACCCGGCACGCGTCACCATCGAGGTGACCGAGCGCGATGCGGTGGAAAACCCCGCCCGCCTCGCGCATGCCCTGGGCTATCTGCGTGCGCACGGCATGCGCATCGCGCTCGACGACTTCGGCAACGGCCACTCCAACTTCGAGATGTGGAACGAGATCCATCCGGACGTGGTGAAGATCGATCGTTACCTCATCCACGGCATCTCGCACAGTGCGGGCCGCCTGGCGATCGTGCGCGCGCTGTGCCAGGTGGCCGAATCGCTGGGCACCGACCTGGTCGGCGAAGGCGTGGAAGATCCCGCCGACCTGCGCGTGCTGCGCGACCTGGGCATTCCGTTCGCGCAAGGCTTCCTGATTGGACGTCCACAGTCCGAGACGGTGAATGAAGCCTCGGCTGAAGCGAAGCTGCTGCTGCGCACGCACGCCGTATCGGTGCCGCCGCGTCCGCGTGGTCCGGTCACGCAACGCCCTACCCAGGTCAGCCATCTGCTGATTGAAGCGCCGGCCGTGAACCCGCGGCAGACGAACGAGGAAGTGATGGCCTTGTTCGTCGACTACCCCGAACTGCACGCGGTCGCGGTGGTGAAGGACGGCCATCCGATCGGGCTGATCAACCGGCGCCTGGTGAACGAGCGCATGGCGCAACCGTTCGCGCGCGAGCTGCTGGCACGCAAGTCGTGCACGGCCTTGATGAACAGCGCGCCGCTCGTCTGCGACGAGCACCGCAGCCTGGAAAGCCTTTCCGACGTGCTGCGCGGCGAAGACCAGCGCTACCTCGCCGACGGCTTCATCGTCACCAGCCGCGGCCACTACCGCGGCCTGGGCACGGGCGAAGCACTGGTCCGGCGCGTGAGCGAGCTGCGTATCGAAGCCGCCCGCCACGCCAACCCGCTCACCTTCCTTCCCGGCAACATTCCAACGACCGAGCATCTGGAGCGACTGCTGCAAGGCGGCGAGCGCATCGCGGTGGTGCACGTCGATCTCACCGACTTCAAGCCGTTCAACGATCACTACGGCTATTCGCGCGGCGACGAGATGATCCGGTTGTTGTCCGGCCTGCTGGCCGAGCATGTCGATCCGGCGCTGGACTTCATCGGCCACATCGGCGGCGACGATTTCGTGGTGCTGTTCCAGAGCGAAGACTGGCAAGCGCGCTGCGAGCGCGTCATCGACGCGTTCAACCAACGCTCGCCCCATCTGTTCGACGCTTCCGACGTCGCGCGCGGTGGCTTGCGCGGCAAGGACCGGCGCGGCGAGCCGCAATTCTTTCCTTTCACCACGGTGGTGATGGGCGCCGTCGAGCTGTCGCCACCGCTGCCGTTGCGCGCGCAACCGATCACCACGCTGGCAGCCCGCGCCAAACGCCACGCGAAACGCGCGGGCGTCGGCATGCACGTGTTTTCCCGCGCCGCGTCGCCTGCCTGA
- the pip gene encoding prolyl aminopeptidase: MSQPLRTLYPEIEPYDSGMLKVSDLHTLYYEQSGNPNGKPVVFLHGGPGGGTNPKCRRFFDPAVYRIVLFDQRGCGKSTPHAELKDNTTWHLVNDIERIRTHLGIDRWQVFGGSWGSTLALAYAQTHPEQVTELVLRGIFMLRRWELEWFYQKGCDALYPDAWEPYLKAIPEVERGDLMSAYYRRLTSSDPQVRVNAARAWSVWEGATSYLWQDPGHIESSGEDEFALAFARIECHYFVHGGFFEHDDQLLRNVERIRHIPAVIVQGRYDVVCPMRSAWDLHRAWPEADLRIVQDAGHSAFEPGNIAELVQATDRFRG; the protein is encoded by the coding sequence ATGTCCCAACCGCTGCGCACGCTGTACCCCGAGATCGAACCGTACGATAGCGGCATGCTGAAGGTCTCGGACCTGCACACGCTCTACTATGAGCAGAGCGGCAACCCGAACGGCAAGCCGGTGGTATTCCTGCATGGTGGTCCGGGTGGCGGTACGAATCCGAAGTGCCGGCGCTTCTTCGATCCGGCGGTGTACCGCATCGTGTTGTTCGACCAGCGCGGTTGCGGCAAGTCCACGCCGCATGCGGAGTTGAAGGACAACACCACCTGGCACCTGGTCAACGACATCGAGCGCATCCGCACCCATCTCGGCATCGACCGTTGGCAGGTGTTCGGCGGCTCGTGGGGTTCGACACTGGCGCTGGCCTACGCGCAGACGCATCCGGAGCAGGTCACCGAACTGGTGTTGCGCGGCATCTTCATGCTGCGTCGCTGGGAGCTGGAGTGGTTCTACCAGAAGGGCTGCGATGCGCTGTATCCGGACGCGTGGGAGCCCTACCTGAAAGCGATCCCGGAGGTGGAGCGCGGCGACCTGATGAGCGCCTACTACCGCCGACTCACCAGCAGCGACCCGCAGGTGCGCGTGAACGCCGCTCGTGCCTGGTCGGTGTGGGAGGGCGCCACCAGTTACCTGTGGCAGGATCCTGGCCACATCGAGTCCAGCGGCGAGGACGAGTTCGCGCTCGCCTTCGCGCGCATCGAGTGTCACTACTTCGTGCACGGCGGTTTCTTCGAGCACGACGACCAGTTGCTGCGCAACGTGGAACGTATCCGCCACATTCCGGCGGTGATCGTGCAGGGTCGCTACGACGTGGTGTGCCCGATGCGCAGCGCGTGGGATCTTCATCGCGCGTGGCCGGAGGCCGACCTGCGCATCGTGCAGGATGCCGGCCATTCGGCGTTCGAGCCTGGCAACATCGCCGAACTGGTGCAGGCGACGGATCGTTTCCGCGGCTGA
- a CDS encoding YncE family protein — protein MQRYFLGTLALALLAACTVHAADAPSNDYRVLSQLKLGGTGGWDYLNFDAQRRHLFVSRGDRVEVVDVDKNKAIGTIAGTQGVHGIAIDEAMHRGYTSNGKSASVTVFDLDTLKTVTTVSGTGENPDAILYDPASKHVLTFNGRGHSFSVIDPVDGKVVATVALSGKPEFAVSDEAGHVFVNIEDRAELVEIDSQANKVLASWKLGTCESPSGLAIDNTHHRLFSVCDNQQMAVTDARSGEVVATVAIGDGPDAVVYDAGTATVFSSNGESGNITAVHQDDADHYRVAQTIATQPGARTLTLDPKLHRLYLSAARLVGTAAEGHHPAVEPDSFTVLTVGRP, from the coding sequence ATGCAACGCTATTTCCTCGGCACCCTGGCTCTCGCGCTGCTGGCGGCCTGTACCGTTCATGCCGCGGATGCGCCCTCCAACGACTACCGCGTCCTGTCGCAGCTGAAGCTGGGCGGCACGGGCGGTTGGGATTACCTCAATTTCGATGCGCAGCGCCGTCATCTGTTCGTCAGCCGCGGTGATCGCGTCGAAGTGGTGGACGTGGACAAGAACAAGGCGATCGGCACCATCGCCGGCACGCAAGGCGTGCATGGCATCGCGATTGATGAGGCGATGCATCGCGGTTACACCAGCAACGGGAAGAGCGCGTCGGTCACGGTGTTCGATCTGGATACGCTGAAGACCGTCACCACCGTGTCGGGCACGGGCGAGAACCCCGATGCCATTCTTTACGATCCCGCGTCGAAGCATGTGCTCACGTTCAACGGCAGAGGTCATTCCTTCAGCGTGATCGATCCGGTTGACGGCAAGGTGGTCGCTACCGTGGCGCTTTCCGGCAAACCGGAATTCGCCGTGAGCGATGAAGCCGGGCACGTGTTCGTGAACATCGAAGATCGCGCCGAACTGGTGGAGATCGATTCGCAGGCGAACAAGGTGCTGGCGAGCTGGAAGCTGGGCACCTGCGAGTCGCCGAGCGGGCTGGCGATCGACAACACGCATCATCGCCTGTTTTCGGTATGCGACAACCAGCAGATGGCGGTGACGGATGCGCGGAGCGGCGAGGTAGTCGCGACCGTGGCGATCGGCGATGGCCCGGATGCGGTGGTGTACGACGCGGGCACGGCGACTGTCTTCAGCTCCAATGGCGAGAGCGGCAACATCACGGCCGTGCATCAGGATGACGCCGACCACTATCGGGTCGCGCAGACCATTGCGACCCAGCCGGGCGCGCGCACGCTCACGCTCGACCCCAAGCTGCACCGCCTGTATCTCTCGGCGGCCAGGCTCGTCGGTACGGCGGCCGAGGGGCACCACCCGGCGGTCGAGCCGGACAGCTTCACGGTGCTTACGGTGGGCCGCCCCTAA
- a CDS encoding FAD-binding oxidoreductase, which yields MTDARLAELADRLPTLRLLTDPSDLEHYGRDWTRRWTPKPLAVALPGDVAEVQAIVRWANEHGVAVVPSGGRTGLSGGAVAANGELVLSLERMNRVLDFDAVDRTLTVQAGMTLHAVHEAAKEHGLIYPVDFAARGSCSIGGNVATNAGGIRVIRYGNTREWIAGLTVVAGNGDLLQLNRGLIKNSSGYDLRHLMIGSEGTLGIVVDATLRLTDPPPPSQVMLLALPSMDALMDVFALFRARLSLQAFEFLTDVALKHVLAHGAQRAIEGDHPYYVVTEFDADEAAQDAALAAFEHGMEQGWISDGVIAQSEAQAAALWRLREGITESLAPHRPYKNDISLRISALPAFLHDIQALLGNAYPHFDVVWFGHIGDGNLHINVLRPADLSEEDFIAQCEHVTKLLAETLQRHGGSISAEHGIGLVKRPYLGSTRSAAEIALMRGVRQVFDPKGLLNPGKLFD from the coding sequence ATGACCGACGCCCGTCTGGCCGAACTGGCCGACCGCCTGCCCACGCTTCGCCTGCTCACCGATCCGTCCGACCTGGAACACTACGGCCGGGACTGGACGCGCCGATGGACGCCTAAACCGCTAGCCGTCGCCTTGCCGGGCGACGTCGCCGAGGTGCAGGCCATCGTGCGCTGGGCAAACGAGCATGGCGTGGCGGTCGTGCCCTCGGGCGGCAGGACCGGGCTGTCGGGCGGTGCCGTCGCGGCGAATGGCGAGCTGGTGCTCAGCCTTGAGCGCATGAATCGCGTGCTGGACTTCGATGCGGTGGATCGCACGCTGACCGTGCAGGCCGGCATGACGCTTCACGCGGTGCACGAAGCCGCGAAAGAACACGGCCTGATCTATCCGGTGGATTTCGCTGCACGCGGCTCCTGTTCCATCGGCGGCAACGTCGCCACCAATGCGGGCGGCATCCGCGTGATCCGCTACGGCAACACGCGCGAGTGGATCGCCGGGCTTACCGTGGTGGCGGGCAACGGCGACCTGCTGCAACTCAATCGGGGCCTGATCAAGAACTCCAGCGGCTACGATCTGCGCCATCTGATGATCGGTTCGGAAGGCACGCTCGGCATCGTGGTGGACGCGACGTTGCGGCTCACCGATCCGCCGCCGCCGTCGCAGGTGATGTTGCTGGCCTTGCCGAGCATGGATGCGCTGATGGACGTGTTTGCGCTGTTTCGCGCGCGGCTTTCACTGCAGGCCTTCGAGTTTCTCACCGACGTCGCGCTCAAGCATGTGTTGGCGCATGGTGCCCAGCGCGCGATCGAGGGAGACCATCCGTATTACGTGGTGACCGAGTTCGATGCGGATGAAGCGGCGCAGGATGCAGCGCTTGCTGCGTTCGAACACGGCATGGAGCAGGGCTGGATCAGCGACGGCGTGATCGCGCAGAGCGAGGCGCAGGCAGCCGCCTTGTGGCGATTGCGCGAAGGCATCACCGAAAGCCTTGCGCCCCATCGTCCCTACAAGAACGACATCTCGCTGCGCATCAGTGCGCTGCCCGCGTTCCTGCACGACATCCAGGCGCTGCTTGGCAACGCCTATCCGCATTTCGACGTGGTGTGGTTCGGGCATATCGGCGACGGCAACCTGCACATCAATGTGCTGCGCCCGGCCGATCTTTCCGAAGAGGATTTCATCGCCCAGTGCGAGCACGTCACCAAGCTGCTGGCCGAGACCTTGCAGCGCCATGGCGGCAGCATTTCGGCGGAACACGGCATCGGCCTGGTGAAGAGGCCCTATCTGGGCAGCACGCGCAGCGCTGCGGAAATCGCCTTGATGCGCGGTGTGCGGCAGGTGTTCGACCCGAAGGGCCTGCTGAACCCGGGCAAGCTGTTCGATTGA
- the serA gene encoding phosphoglycerate dehydrogenase, with protein sequence MKTSFPKQDIKVLLLEGVSRSAVESFHRAGYSQIEFHEKALPEADLKARIADAHIVGIRSRTQLTEDVLQQAKRLIAVGCFCIGTNQVDLAAARLQGVPVFNAPYSNTRSVAELVIAETIMLLRGIPQKNALCHRGGWTKSAAGSFEARDKVLGIVGYGHIGTQVGVLAESLGMRVIFHDIESKLSLGNARAADSLDDLLERADVVTLHVPETPSTKLMIGERELSRMRQSAVLINASRGTVVDIDALAASLRSGRLSGAAVDVFPVEPKGNEDAFVSPLVGMDNVILTPHIGGSTLEAQDNIGIEVASKLVRYSDNGSTLSAVNFPEVSLPEHPRSRRLLHIHRNVPGVLSRINELFSAGNINIDAQFLQTDSEVGYVVIDVAADEKQSAALRDQLAAIPGTLRSRVLY encoded by the coding sequence ATGAAGACCTCGTTCCCGAAACAAGACATCAAGGTGCTCCTGCTGGAAGGCGTCAGCCGCAGTGCCGTGGAAAGCTTCCACCGCGCCGGCTACAGCCAGATCGAATTCCACGAAAAGGCGTTGCCGGAAGCGGATTTGAAGGCACGCATCGCCGATGCACACATCGTCGGCATCCGCTCCCGCACCCAGCTCACCGAGGACGTGCTTCAGCAGGCTAAACGGCTAATTGCCGTCGGCTGCTTCTGCATCGGGACCAATCAGGTGGATCTGGCCGCCGCCCGCCTGCAGGGCGTGCCGGTGTTCAACGCGCCCTACTCCAACACCCGCAGCGTGGCCGAATTGGTTATCGCTGAAACCATCATGCTGCTGCGCGGCATCCCGCAGAAGAACGCGCTGTGCCACCGCGGCGGCTGGACCAAGTCCGCCGCCGGCAGTTTCGAGGCGCGCGACAAGGTGCTGGGCATCGTGGGCTACGGCCACATCGGAACCCAGGTGGGCGTACTGGCCGAGAGCCTCGGCATGCGCGTGATCTTCCATGACATCGAATCGAAACTCTCGCTGGGCAACGCCCGCGCCGCCGACAGCCTCGACGACCTGCTCGAGCGCGCCGACGTGGTGACGCTGCACGTGCCGGAAACGCCCTCCACCAAGCTGATGATCGGCGAGCGCGAGCTGTCGCGCATGCGCCAGTCCGCGGTGCTGATCAACGCCTCGCGCGGCACCGTGGTCGATATCGATGCGCTGGCCGCATCGCTGCGCAGCGGTCGCCTCTCCGGCGCTGCCGTGGACGTGTTCCCGGTGGAACCCAAGGGCAACGAAGACGCCTTCGTCTCGCCGCTGGTCGGCATGGACAACGTGATCCTCACCCCGCACATCGGCGGCAGCACGCTCGAAGCCCAGGACAACATCGGTATCGAGGTGGCGAGCAAGCTGGTGCGCTACAGCGACAACGGTTCCACGCTGTCGGCGGTGAACTTCCCGGAGGTGTCGCTGCCCGAACACCCGCGCAGCCGTCGCCTGCTGCACATCCACCGCAACGTGCCGGGCGTGCTCTCGCGCATCAACGAGCTGTTCTCGGCCGGCAACATCAACATCGACGCCCAGTTCCTGCAAACCGACAGCGAAGTAGGCTACGTGGTGATCGATGTGGCCGCCGACGAAAAGCAGTCCGCCGCCCTCAGGGACCAGCTCGCCGCGATCCCGGGCACCTTGCGCAGTCGCGTGCTGTATTGA